Proteins co-encoded in one Flavobacterium fluviale genomic window:
- a CDS encoding TerD family protein, which translates to MAINLEKGQRQSIDAPKFTVGLGWDSNSSSTGSSFDLDASVFLVGANGKIPNDNHFIYYNNLKSPDQAVTHAGDNLTGDGDGDDEKIYIDLSKISPDVYEICFVVTIHHADTKRQNFGQIRNSFIRILDQSNVELVKYELDEDFSIETAVEFGRIYKRNDEWKFEAVGIGMKGGLQDYLNKYN; encoded by the coding sequence ATGGCAATTAATTTAGAGAAAGGACAAAGACAAAGTATCGATGCTCCAAAATTTACTGTAGGATTAGGATGGGATAGTAATTCAAGCAGCACAGGGTCAAGTTTTGATTTGGATGCTTCAGTTTTTTTAGTTGGTGCAAATGGAAAAATTCCAAATGACAATCATTTTATTTATTACAATAATTTAAAATCTCCAGATCAGGCAGTTACTCACGCAGGTGACAATTTAACGGGAGATGGCGACGGCGACGATGAAAAAATTTACATCGACTTGTCTAAAATTTCTCCAGACGTTTATGAAATCTGTTTTGTGGTTACAATTCATCATGCAGATACAAAAAGACAAAACTTCGGTCAAATCAGAAATTCATTTATCAGAATTTTGGATCAGTCTAATGTAGAGTTGGTTAAGTATGAACTTGATGAAGATTTTTCTATAGAAACGGCGGTTGAATTTGGAAGAATTTACAAAAGAAATGACGAATGGAAATTTGAAGCTGTTGGTATCGGAATGAAAGGCGGTTTACAAGATTACTTAAATAAATATAATTAA
- a CDS encoding TerD family protein has product MAINLTKGQKIDLRKTSGETLTNFCVGVNWGAIETKGFLGLSKNVVDIDLDLSCVLIDDQNKLCDHLYSPLYRVEVLQQFGLPKGKLVSVDGALKHTGDDLAGDTGGDDGLDNEIITVDLSKVDAKVNQIFFFLNNAGKEDFSQIPYAKIRMYEGTPTRVVSEFASYNVAADRQYVNKRSIIMGKLYKRNGEWKFSAIGDPTDDTFLGQTIHKIVQSYL; this is encoded by the coding sequence ATGGCAATTAACTTAACCAAAGGTCAAAAAATTGATTTAAGAAAAACGAGTGGGGAAACTTTAACAAACTTCTGTGTTGGAGTAAATTGGGGAGCAATCGAAACGAAAGGCTTTTTAGGATTATCAAAAAATGTAGTAGATATCGATTTAGATTTAAGCTGCGTATTGATCGATGATCAAAATAAACTTTGCGATCACTTATATTCTCCTTTGTATAGAGTGGAAGTTTTACAACAATTTGGTTTACCAAAAGGTAAATTAGTTAGTGTTGACGGAGCTTTAAAGCATACTGGTGATGATCTTGCAGGAGATACTGGCGGGGATGACGGATTAGATAATGAAATTATCACAGTTGACCTTTCTAAAGTTGATGCAAAAGTGAATCAAATATTTTTCTTTTTGAATAATGCAGGAAAAGAAGATTTTTCTCAAATTCCATATGCAAAAATCAGAATGTATGAAGGAACTCCAACAAGAGTAGTTTCTGAATTTGCTTCGTATAATGTAGCCGCAGACCGTCAATACGTAAATAAGCGTTCAATCATTATGGGGAAATTGTACAAACGTAACGGAGAATGGAAATTCAGTGCAATTGGTGATCCAACAGATGATACGTTTTTAGGACAAACTATTCACAAAATCGTTCAGTCTTACCTATAA
- a CDS encoding TerD family protein: MAINLQKGQRENINAPKFTIGLGWDTNISSTGTSFDLDASAFIVGANGKILSDAHFIFYNNLKAPDESVIHTGDNLTGDGDGDDEQIKIDLTKIDSAVKEICIVVTIHDAQDRKQNFGQVRNSFIRIVDDSNNTEMVKYELEEDFSIETAVEFGRIYNKDGQWKFEAMGVGMKGGLEDYLNKYN, from the coding sequence ATGGCCATTAATTTGCAGAAAGGACAAAGAGAAAATATTAATGCACCAAAATTTACCATTGGTTTAGGATGGGATACAAACATTAGCAGCACAGGTACTAGTTTCGATCTTGATGCCTCAGCTTTTATTGTAGGTGCAAATGGAAAAATATTATCTGATGCTCATTTTATCTTTTATAATAATCTAAAAGCTCCAGACGAATCGGTTATTCATACAGGAGATAATTTAACAGGAGATGGAGATGGAGATGATGAACAAATCAAAATCGATCTAACTAAAATTGACAGTGCTGTAAAAGAAATCTGTATCGTTGTTACTATTCATGATGCTCAAGACAGAAAACAGAATTTTGGACAAGTGCGTAATTCATTCATTCGTATTGTAGATGATTCTAATAATACTGAAATGGTTAAGTATGAATTAGAAGAGGATTTCTCAATTGAAACTGCAGTTGAATTTGGAAGAATTTACAATAAAGACGGACAATGGAAATTTGAAGCAATGGGTGTGGGAATGAAAGGCGGATTAGAGGATTATTTAAATAAATATAACTAA
- a CDS encoding toxic anion resistance protein yields the protein MENQLVTQENSALIDKDGNVNLASITEAEVNSYKSISNQLNENDANSILNYGAEIQNSIAKQSDNFLTNVRTYNSGEVGSLINDLLTELNYVDVDQLDQGPFKRFLSKIPLLNKFIIDVKKLFQEYDRITVNIDKISNKVKAGMINSVKDNSALQTMFDGNVNLIKEMEKHIIAGQIRFKELNEELAVMEGNSAQYQDYQISDKRTFINRLDKRLADMKIVRFIMLQSLAQIRVVQNNNTSIAEKAQSILTTTMPVWKNQLTLAVALQRQKQNIEVQRRVSETTNTILQKNAEMLKQNSIEVAKENENTIVSLETLKMTTKSLIDTLTEVKQIHEQGTETRRQLDAGLQSLEQELKKGVIS from the coding sequence ATGGAAAACCAATTAGTTACTCAGGAGAATTCTGCTTTAATTGATAAAGATGGAAATGTGAACTTGGCTTCAATTACAGAAGCAGAAGTAAACAGCTATAAAAGCATTTCAAATCAATTAAATGAAAATGATGCCAATTCAATCTTGAATTATGGTGCAGAAATTCAAAATTCTATAGCTAAACAAAGTGATAATTTCTTAACGAATGTAAGAACTTACAATTCAGGAGAAGTAGGCTCTTTGATTAATGATTTATTGACAGAATTAAATTATGTAGATGTTGATCAATTAGATCAAGGTCCGTTTAAAAGATTTTTGTCAAAAATTCCATTGCTTAATAAGTTTATTATAGATGTAAAAAAATTATTCCAAGAATACGACAGAATTACTGTAAACATTGATAAAATCAGTAATAAAGTTAAGGCAGGAATGATTAATTCTGTAAAAGACAACAGTGCTCTTCAAACAATGTTTGATGGGAATGTGAATCTTATTAAAGAAATGGAAAAACACATCATTGCAGGACAAATTCGTTTTAAAGAATTGAACGAAGAACTTGCAGTAATGGAAGGTAATAGTGCACAATATCAGGATTATCAAATTTCTGATAAAAGAACTTTCATTAATCGTCTAGACAAGCGTCTTGCCGATATGAAAATTGTACGTTTTATTATGCTTCAGTCTTTAGCGCAAATTAGAGTTGTACAAAATAACAATACCTCTATTGCCGAAAAAGCACAGTCTATCCTGACGACAACAATGCCAGTTTGGAAAAATCAGCTGACATTGGCGGTTGCTTTACAGAGACAAAAGCAAAATATTGAAGTACAAAGAAGAGTGTCAGAAACGACAAATACTATTTTACAGAAAAATGCAGAAATGCTGAAACAAAACAGTATTGAGGTTGCTAAAGAAAACGAGAATACTATCGTTTCTCTCGAAACTCTTAAAATGACGACGAAATCTTTGATTGATACTTTGACAGAAGTAAAACAAATTCACGAGCAGGGTACAGAAACCAGAAGACAGCTTGATGCTGGTTTACAAAGTCTTGAACAAGAATTGAAAAAAGGTGTTATAAGCTAA
- a CDS encoding TerD family protein, whose translation MAINLEKGQRINLEKSNGSKLVNICVGVNWGAIEKKGFFGSKKEAVDLDASCAVYDDKKNHIDSVNFRKLISSDRAIKHSGDDLTGDLNGDDGLDNEVITLDFSQLTPAASYVAFFINSFRGQDFKDIPFASIRIYEGTPTRVSQEFARYDIANDASFAGNVSMVLGVFYKRNDEWKFNAVGVPTNDKKLEQTIVTIQENHL comes from the coding sequence ATGGCAATTAATTTAGAAAAAGGACAACGTATTAATCTTGAAAAAAGTAACGGTTCAAAGCTGGTAAACATCTGTGTTGGTGTGAATTGGGGAGCAATCGAAAAAAAAGGATTTTTTGGCAGTAAAAAAGAAGCAGTAGATTTAGATGCAAGCTGTGCCGTTTACGATGACAAAAAAAATCATATTGATTCGGTAAACTTTAGAAAATTAATTTCTAGTGACCGTGCTATTAAACATAGCGGGGACGATTTAACGGGAGATTTAAATGGTGATGACGGATTAGATAATGAAGTTATTACGTTAGATTTTTCTCAATTAACACCTGCTGCAAGTTATGTTGCGTTTTTTATAAATAGTTTTAGAGGCCAGGATTTTAAAGATATTCCTTTTGCATCTATTAGAATTTACGAAGGAACTCCAACGAGGGTAAGTCAAGAATTTGCTCGTTATGATATTGCAAACGATGCTTCTTTTGCAGGAAATGTATCGATGGTTTTAGGCGTTTTTTATAAAAGAAACGACGAATGGAAATTTAACGCAGTTGGAGTACCAACAAACGATAAAAAACTAGAACAAACTATTGTTACGATTCAAGAGAATCACCTATAA